In one window of Sandaracinaceae bacterium DNA:
- a CDS encoding putative metal-binding motif-containing protein, with protein MPVASACGSIVAGVSMHIRQVSESVTGRNRCLVFFFAVSACAGALGCGGGNSGSNDAGSVAVCETDGVCDDGRYCTGVERCLPSDARADARGCVTGGAPCTGADICNEDTRMCTCSGTRDNDSDGADSIACGGDDCDDGDARRFPGAAEVCDAEGVDEDCDPTTLGPDMDNDGDILEGCCNLQSSGTLLCGTDCDDQNPNVAPGAPEICDGLDNNCSGSLSFPGEDDDDDGYADCMDLPVALRDCDDQVPTVYPGAPELCDGRDNDCNGVLPPGDDRDGDGFAAMGAECTAGVPQTDCDDFTPFVSPAFIREACDGRDNDCDSRIDEECSGHCDPVTDGTIVDSVFLSETLDGCASACADQSDTCMQACVQAAYAGAVSTQCAVCAEVLYGGLLGNDDCLTDPTSGECLCGSDLLRCTGIVAPGCTTPSCGHAYFRYPYCADTTCSDAACVPMCAAPTESWCKDCVSELQACELLSCAAACADHGAFECDACLQTNCVPAFDACSGSEPLAARTPDCTAAEASALQSPTGPPIEDCLDGCFDTCGLSDLDCLRMCGGACADAATAVPVSEACVIGYASFVLCRRDVVRSTGACAAACASPGAACDACRCDECEQRFFLYSGFTSGACHTGG; from the coding sequence ATGCCTGTCGCGTCCGCCTGTGGCAGCATCGTGGCTGGGGTTTCGATGCACATACGACAGGTGAGTGAATCCGTCACGGGACGCAACAGGTGCCTCGTGTTCTTCTTTGCGGTCAGCGCGTGCGCCGGCGCGCTCGGCTGCGGCGGCGGGAACTCGGGGTCCAACGACGCAGGGAGCGTCGCTGTGTGTGAGACCGACGGGGTGTGCGACGACGGGCGCTATTGCACTGGGGTCGAACGTTGTCTCCCGAGCGACGCGCGCGCGGACGCCCGAGGTTGCGTCACAGGCGGCGCGCCCTGCACGGGTGCCGACATCTGCAACGAGGACACGCGCATGTGTACCTGCTCCGGAACACGGGACAACGACAGCGACGGGGCAGACTCGATCGCTTGTGGTGGCGACGACTGCGACGACGGAGACGCGCGACGCTTTCCGGGCGCCGCCGAGGTCTGCGACGCCGAGGGGGTCGATGAAGATTGCGACCCTACCACCCTGGGGCCCGACATGGACAACGATGGGGACATCCTCGAGGGCTGCTGCAACCTCCAGTCGAGCGGGACGCTCCTGTGCGGCACCGACTGCGACGACCAGAACCCCAACGTCGCGCCTGGCGCGCCGGAGATCTGCGACGGTCTGGACAACAACTGCTCCGGGTCGCTCAGCTTCCCCGGTGAGGACGATGACGATGACGGCTACGCGGACTGCATGGACCTTCCCGTGGCGCTGCGGGACTGCGATGACCAGGTGCCCACCGTATACCCAGGCGCCCCCGAGCTGTGCGACGGACGTGACAATGACTGCAACGGAGTGCTGCCGCCGGGGGACGACCGCGACGGGGACGGCTTCGCCGCGATGGGTGCCGAGTGCACCGCGGGGGTGCCGCAGACCGACTGCGATGACTTCACGCCCTTCGTGTCTCCGGCGTTCATCCGCGAAGCGTGCGACGGGCGCGACAACGATTGCGACAGCCGCATTGACGAGGAATGCTCGGGCCACTGCGACCCAGTGACCGACGGCACCATCGTTGACTCGGTGTTTCTGTCAGAGACCTTGGATGGGTGCGCCTCCGCCTGTGCGGACCAGAGCGACACGTGCATGCAGGCCTGCGTTCAAGCTGCCTATGCGGGGGCGGTGTCGACGCAGTGCGCGGTCTGTGCCGAGGTTCTCTATGGCGGGTTGTTGGGCAATGACGACTGCCTCACGGATCCCACCAGCGGCGAATGCCTGTGTGGGTCGGACCTGCTCCGCTGCACGGGGATAGTGGCGCCGGGCTGTACAACTCCTTCATGCGGTCACGCGTACTTTCGCTATCCCTACTGTGCAGACACCACGTGCTCGGACGCAGCCTGCGTCCCCATGTGCGCCGCTCCCACGGAGTCGTGGTGCAAGGACTGCGTGTCGGAACTCCAGGCGTGCGAGTTGCTGTCCTGCGCAGCCGCTTGCGCGGACCACGGCGCGTTCGAGTGTGACGCCTGTTTGCAGACCAACTGCGTGCCCGCCTTTGATGCGTGTAGTGGCTCCGAACCTCTCGCGGCGCGGACCCCGGATTGTACTGCGGCCGAGGCATCGGCCTTGCAGAGTCCTACTGGCCCCCCCATCGAGGACTGCTTGGATGGGTGCTTCGACACCTGCGGGTTGAGCGACCTCGACTGCCTGCGCATGTGCGGTGGCGCCTGTGCGGATGCGGCCACAGCGGTCCCGGTGTCCGAAGCGTGTGTGATTGGCTACGCCAGCTTCGTGCTCTGCCGACGCGACGTCGTGCGCTCGACGGGCGCCTGCGCGGCTGCATGTGCCAGCCCTGGGGCCGCGTGTGACGCGTGCCGATGCGACGAATGCGAGCAGCGCTTCTTCTTGTATTCAGGCTTCACATCAGGCGCCTGTCACACAGGAGGCTGA
- a CDS encoding 2,3,4,5-tetrahydropyridine-2,6-dicarboxylate N-succinyltransferase: MSDQTSVLQPLVEAAFQDRKLLVDAAHRDAVLATVELVDKGKLRVATPPTTEGGEWTVNAWIKQSILLYFGVRAMETMEVGPFEFHDKIPLKTDLASQGVRVVPPGTVRYGAHMEPTSILMPGYVNIGAYVGAGTMVDTWATVGSCAQIGKHVHLSGGVGIGGVLEPPGATPVIIEDGAFIGSRAIVVEGCRIGAEAVLGANVVITSSTKIIDVTGPEPVEHHKFVPPRSVVIPGTRVKKFPAGEFGVPCALIIGQRKASTDTKVSLNDALRDFGVSV, encoded by the coding sequence ATGAGCGATCAGACCTCCGTGCTGCAGCCCCTCGTCGAGGCTGCTTTCCAGGACCGTAAGCTGCTCGTGGACGCGGCGCACCGTGACGCCGTGCTGGCCACCGTGGAGCTCGTCGACAAGGGCAAGCTGCGCGTCGCCACGCCCCCCACCACCGAGGGCGGCGAGTGGACCGTGAACGCGTGGATCAAGCAGTCCATCCTGCTGTACTTCGGCGTGCGGGCCATGGAGACGATGGAGGTCGGCCCCTTCGAGTTCCACGACAAGATCCCGCTCAAGACCGACCTCGCGTCCCAGGGCGTGCGCGTCGTCCCGCCGGGCACTGTGCGCTACGGCGCCCACATGGAGCCCACCTCCATCCTCATGCCGGGGTACGTCAACATCGGCGCCTACGTGGGGGCCGGCACCATGGTGGACACCTGGGCCACCGTCGGCAGCTGCGCGCAGATCGGCAAGCACGTGCACCTCTCGGGCGGCGTCGGCATCGGCGGCGTGCTCGAGCCCCCCGGCGCCACCCCCGTCATCATCGAGGACGGCGCGTTCATCGGCTCGCGCGCCATCGTGGTCGAGGGCTGCCGCATCGGCGCCGAGGCCGTTCTGGGCGCCAACGTGGTCATCACCTCGAGCACCAAGATCATCGACGTGACCGGGCCCGAGCCCGTCGAGCACCACAAGTTCGTCCCGCCCCGCTCGGTGGTCATCCCCGGCACGCGCGTGAAGAAGTTCCCCGCCGGCGAGTTCGGCGTGCCCTGCGCGCTCATCATCGGTCAGCGCAAGGCCAGCACCGACACCAAGGTCTCGCTCAACGACGCGTTGCGCGACTTCGGCGTGAGCGTCTGA
- a CDS encoding vanadium-dependent haloperoxidase, which produces MPTFNAAAAHDNAAFLSVAATATDDVWVVGAQPAPGLPPVALRFDGSEWTTVDTGIRHDLWWVHAFPGGPVFLSGGGASVLRVVDGVAERLPTPPFFGNTVFGVWGASPTDVWAVGGFAGRDGFVWRFNGTTFSEVPLPADVPRTATGELPALFKVWGRAADDVWMVGSEGTVLHWDGDALSVVPSGTTASLFTVTGNAREVVIVGGRSQGVVLRGGLDGFTDDAPATAPLLQAVTFVADGTLWVAGEGGYAARSRRVGRWEDVDLGFGATPPESVHALFGATDGPVWAVGGSVLTPALNQGVVRTSATVPEVWAPEPVTPPSTTCPAAAVDVFPSGTIARRWSEQLLNSIRRDIPHPPKHARNLLHVSIAMYDAWAAFDATAVGVVVDETHTATMPSDVDTAISYAALRVLQHRYTTAVGGAMSLDCYARFMDVLGLDPDDETAVGDTPIAIGNRIGNAVVARFADDGANEANNYADTTSWTPENPPMIVDRLGTNVTNIDVWQQLNLATAETQNGIVLETSVQPYIGAHWRDVEPFAVEPDAMTGRYGDPVSGYPTIDHPDMVDWVVQVIRRTAQLDIDDGVMIDIGPGSLGNNSLGADDGTGYPTNPVTGGTYAPNVVPRGDFARVLAEFWADGPSSETPPGHWMVLANEVSDDMAPADLRPFGAAAPADRLAWDVGIYLAVTAATHDAAVVAWAMKRDSLGPRPITLIRYMAQLGQRTDMSLPSYNEGGLPLIDDLIELITPESSAPGERHYHLRWYQGELAVRAWRGEPGDRANGYTPVGWMRALEWIPYQRRTFVTPAFPGYVSGHSTFSRAAAEALTAYTNSPYFPNGIHEYVARANQYLVFEDGPSVDVHLQWARYADAADQAGQSRLYGGIHIFADDYVGRINGAAVGMTTSAKVQQYLEGTIP; this is translated from the coding sequence GTGCCGACCTTCAACGCCGCCGCCGCGCACGACAACGCCGCCTTCCTCTCGGTGGCCGCGACCGCCACGGACGACGTGTGGGTCGTCGGCGCCCAGCCCGCGCCGGGCCTCCCGCCCGTGGCGCTGCGCTTCGACGGCAGCGAGTGGACCACCGTGGACACCGGCATCCGCCACGACCTCTGGTGGGTGCACGCGTTCCCTGGCGGCCCCGTGTTCCTCTCGGGCGGCGGCGCCAGCGTGCTGCGCGTGGTGGACGGCGTGGCCGAGCGGCTGCCCACGCCCCCGTTCTTCGGCAACACCGTGTTCGGTGTGTGGGGCGCCAGCCCGACCGACGTGTGGGCCGTGGGCGGCTTCGCGGGCCGCGACGGCTTCGTATGGCGCTTCAATGGCACCACGTTCTCCGAGGTGCCGCTGCCCGCCGACGTGCCGCGCACGGCGACCGGCGAGCTGCCCGCGCTCTTCAAGGTGTGGGGCCGCGCGGCCGACGACGTATGGATGGTCGGCAGCGAAGGCACCGTCCTGCACTGGGACGGCGACGCGCTCTCGGTGGTCCCCTCAGGCACCACGGCGTCCCTCTTCACCGTGACGGGCAACGCGCGTGAGGTGGTCATCGTCGGCGGGCGCAGCCAGGGCGTGGTGCTGCGCGGCGGGCTCGACGGGTTCACGGACGACGCGCCCGCGACCGCGCCCTTGCTGCAGGCCGTCACCTTCGTGGCCGATGGAACGCTGTGGGTGGCCGGCGAGGGCGGGTACGCCGCGCGCAGCCGCCGTGTGGGTCGCTGGGAGGACGTGGACCTCGGCTTCGGTGCGACGCCGCCCGAGTCGGTGCACGCGCTCTTCGGCGCGACGGACGGCCCCGTGTGGGCGGTGGGCGGCAGCGTGCTCACACCGGCGCTGAACCAGGGCGTCGTGCGCACCTCGGCGACGGTGCCCGAGGTGTGGGCGCCCGAGCCCGTGACCCCGCCCAGCACCACCTGCCCCGCCGCGGCCGTGGACGTGTTCCCGAGCGGCACCATCGCGCGCCGCTGGAGCGAGCAGCTGCTCAACTCCATCCGTCGCGACATCCCGCACCCGCCCAAGCACGCGCGCAACCTGCTGCACGTGAGCATCGCCATGTACGACGCGTGGGCCGCGTTCGACGCCACCGCCGTGGGCGTGGTGGTCGACGAGACGCACACGGCCACCATGCCCTCCGACGTGGACACGGCCATCTCGTACGCGGCCCTGCGCGTGCTGCAGCACCGCTACACGACCGCGGTGGGCGGCGCCATGTCGCTGGACTGCTACGCGCGCTTCATGGACGTGCTCGGGCTCGACCCGGACGACGAGACCGCGGTCGGCGACACGCCGATCGCCATCGGCAACCGCATCGGCAACGCGGTCGTCGCGCGCTTCGCGGACGACGGCGCGAACGAGGCGAACAACTACGCCGACACCACGAGCTGGACTCCCGAGAACCCGCCGATGATCGTCGACCGCCTCGGCACCAACGTGACCAACATCGACGTGTGGCAGCAGCTCAACTTGGCCACTGCGGAGACGCAGAACGGCATTGTCCTCGAGACCAGCGTGCAGCCCTACATCGGCGCGCACTGGCGCGATGTGGAGCCCTTCGCTGTGGAGCCCGACGCGATGACCGGGCGCTATGGTGATCCCGTGAGCGGGTACCCGACCATCGACCACCCCGACATGGTGGACTGGGTGGTGCAGGTCATCCGGCGCACCGCGCAGCTGGACATCGACGATGGCGTCATGATCGACATCGGACCCGGCTCGCTGGGCAACAACTCCCTGGGCGCGGACGACGGCACGGGCTATCCGACCAACCCGGTCACGGGCGGGACCTACGCGCCGAACGTGGTGCCGCGCGGCGACTTCGCGCGCGTGCTGGCCGAGTTCTGGGCGGACGGTCCGTCCTCCGAGACCCCGCCCGGACACTGGATGGTGCTGGCCAACGAGGTCAGTGACGACATGGCCCCGGCCGACCTGCGGCCCTTCGGCGCGGCTGCCCCGGCGGACCGGCTGGCGTGGGACGTGGGCATCTACCTCGCCGTGACCGCGGCCACGCATGACGCGGCGGTCGTGGCGTGGGCCATGAAGCGCGACAGCCTCGGGCCGCGCCCCATCACGCTCATTCGCTACATGGCGCAGCTCGGGCAGCGCACCGACATGAGCCTGCCCAGCTACAACGAAGGCGGCCTGCCGCTGATCGACGACCTGATCGAGCTCATCACGCCCGAGAGCTCCGCGCCGGGGGAGCGTCACTACCACCTCCGCTGGTACCAGGGCGAGCTGGCCGTGCGCGCGTGGCGCGGCGAGCCGGGTGACCGGGCCAACGGCTACACCCCCGTGGGGTGGATGCGCGCGCTCGAGTGGATTCCCTATCAGCGGCGCACGTTCGTCACGCCCGCGTTCCCGGGGTACGTGTCGGGGCACAGCACGTTCAGCCGCGCCGCCGCCGAGGCGCTCACGGCCTACACCAACAGCCCGTACTTCCCCAACGGCATCCACGAGTACGTGGCGCGCGCCAACCAGTACTTGGTGTTCGAGGACGGGCCCAGCGTGGACGTGCACCTGCAGTGGGCGCGCTACGCGGACGCGGCGGACCAGGCCGGCCAGTCGCGCCTCTACGGGGGCATCCACATCTTCGCGGACGACTACGTGGGACGGATCAACGGCGCGGCGGTGGGCATGACTACTAGCGCGAAGGTGCAGCAGTACCTCGAGGGCACCATCCCCTGA
- a CDS encoding NADPH-dependent 2,4-dienoyl-CoA reductase, giving the protein MEQPFPHLLSPLPLGFTTLRNRVVMGSMHTGLEDRFWNYPKLAAYFAERAKGGVGLMVTGGLSVNRRAWFYPGSGVVNSPGDVLPHQQVTRAVHEHGGKIALQLIHTGRYAHHPWSVSASAKKSPINPFKPRAMSEAQILSTIDDFARSAAIARRAGYDGVEIMGSEGYLLNQFACRRVNERTDRWGGDIHGRMRFPVEIVRAVRREVGPDFIVMYRLSILDLVEGGNTYEEVETMALALAEAGITLLNTGIGWHEARVPTIVTSVPRAAFREVTARLKRAVPVPVIASNRINTPDVAESILAAGDADLVSMARPLLADPDFVHKAAAGRPEAINTCIACNQACLDHTFSLKRATCMVNPRAARETELKYTRVTSPRRVAVVGAGMAGLSAATVAAERGHQVTLFEAADAIGGQFRMAAAVPGKEEFRETLRYFENEVARTGVTLRLGTRVSQGELAGYDDVIVATGVVPRVPSIPGIEHPKVLRYTDVLRDKKPVGQRVAVIGSGGIGVDVCEYLLQDPDMSLEAWCAEWGVDPSGTSAGGLREPHVERPRRTITMLQRSEGAKKMGTGPGRTTGWVHKLALQRGGVRMLDGVTYERIDDQGLHIRREGKAELLEVDHIILCAGQVSVRDLVPEAAGKRGKPKRGGVHVIGGADVAAELDAKRAIAQGAELAASL; this is encoded by the coding sequence ATGGAACAGCCTTTCCCGCACCTGCTCTCGCCGCTCCCGCTGGGCTTCACCACGCTGCGCAACCGCGTCGTCATGGGCTCCATGCACACCGGCCTCGAGGACCGCTTCTGGAACTACCCCAAGCTCGCGGCCTACTTCGCGGAGCGCGCCAAGGGCGGCGTGGGCCTGATGGTCACGGGCGGCCTCAGCGTCAACCGGCGCGCGTGGTTCTACCCGGGCTCCGGCGTGGTCAACAGCCCGGGCGACGTGCTGCCGCACCAGCAAGTGACACGCGCGGTGCACGAGCACGGCGGCAAGATCGCACTCCAGCTCATCCACACGGGGCGCTACGCGCACCACCCCTGGTCGGTCTCGGCCAGCGCCAAGAAGTCGCCCATCAACCCGTTCAAGCCGCGCGCCATGAGCGAGGCGCAGATCCTCTCCACCATCGACGACTTCGCGCGCAGCGCCGCCATCGCGCGCCGCGCGGGCTACGACGGGGTCGAGATCATGGGCAGCGAGGGCTACCTGCTGAACCAGTTCGCGTGCCGGCGCGTGAACGAGCGCACGGACCGCTGGGGCGGCGACATCCACGGCCGCATGCGCTTCCCGGTGGAGATCGTGCGCGCCGTGCGGCGCGAGGTGGGGCCCGACTTCATCGTCATGTATCGCCTCTCCATCCTGGACCTGGTCGAGGGCGGCAACACCTACGAAGAGGTCGAGACCATGGCGCTCGCCCTCGCGGAGGCGGGCATCACGCTGCTCAACACGGGCATCGGCTGGCACGAGGCGCGCGTGCCCACCATCGTCACCTCCGTGCCGCGCGCGGCCTTCCGCGAGGTCACCGCGCGGCTCAAGCGCGCTGTGCCGGTGCCGGTCATCGCGTCCAACCGCATCAACACGCCGGACGTGGCCGAGTCCATCCTCGCCGCCGGGGACGCCGACCTGGTGTCCATGGCGCGCCCGTTGCTGGCCGACCCGGACTTCGTGCACAAGGCCGCGGCCGGTCGCCCCGAGGCCATCAACACGTGCATCGCGTGCAACCAGGCCTGCCTGGACCACACGTTCTCGCTCAAGCGGGCCACGTGCATGGTCAACCCACGCGCCGCGCGCGAGACCGAGCTGAAGTACACGCGCGTCACTTCACCGCGCCGCGTCGCTGTCGTGGGCGCGGGCATGGCGGGGCTCTCGGCGGCCACCGTCGCGGCCGAGCGCGGACACCAGGTCACGCTCTTCGAGGCGGCCGACGCCATCGGTGGGCAGTTCCGCATGGCTGCGGCCGTACCCGGCAAGGAAGAGTTCCGCGAGACCCTGCGCTACTTCGAGAACGAGGTCGCGCGCACCGGCGTCACGCTGCGCCTCGGCACGCGCGTGAGCCAGGGCGAGCTCGCCGGCTACGACGACGTCATCGTCGCGACGGGCGTGGTGCCGCGCGTGCCCAGCATCCCGGGCATCGAGCACCCGAAGGTGCTGCGCTACACGGACGTACTGCGCGACAAGAAGCCCGTCGGGCAGCGCGTGGCCGTCATCGGCTCGGGCGGCATCGGCGTGGACGTGTGCGAGTACCTCCTGCAGGACCCGGACATGAGCCTCGAGGCCTGGTGTGCCGAGTGGGGCGTGGACCCGAGCGGCACCTCGGCCGGGGGCTTGCGCGAGCCGCACGTCGAGCGGCCGCGGCGCACCATCACGATGCTGCAGCGCAGTGAGGGCGCGAAGAAGATGGGCACGGGCCCCGGCCGGACCACGGGCTGGGTGCACAAGCTGGCGCTCCAGCGCGGCGGGGTCCGCATGCTGGACGGGGTGACCTACGAGCGCATCGACGATCAGGGGCTGCACATCCGGCGTGAGGGCAAGGCCGAGCTGCTCGAGGTGGACCACATCATCCTGTGCGCGGGGCAGGTCTCCGTGCGTGACCTGGTGCCCGAGGCGGCGGGGAAGCGTGGCAAGCCGAAGCGCGGCGGGGTGCACGTCATCGGCGGGGCCGACGTGGCCGCCGAGCTGGACGCGAAGCGTGCGATCGCACAAGGGGCGGAGCTGGCGGCGAGCCTTTGA
- a CDS encoding TetR/AcrR family transcriptional regulator, with translation MPRKVPRPYHHGDLRPTLLREAQAMVREVGLEGLSLRQLGLRAGVSASALYHHFDNKNALLCALAEEGFATLDQVLQEAASDVSGNLREQTLRFVRAYVGYAAAHPEIYDLMFGRALWKAGEPTESLRTFAFSTFRRYVDYVSATDPRVGGGKAGLRHAQARWATVHGLCRLVIDGVYTDGADLLGMTAAAADLLVGRSD, from the coding sequence ATGCCGCGCAAGGTCCCCCGCCCCTACCACCACGGCGATCTCCGCCCCACGCTGCTGCGCGAGGCACAGGCCATGGTGCGCGAGGTGGGCCTCGAGGGGCTCTCGCTGCGGCAGCTCGGTCTGCGCGCGGGGGTCAGCGCGTCGGCCCTGTACCACCACTTCGACAACAAGAACGCGCTGCTGTGCGCGCTGGCCGAGGAGGGCTTCGCCACGCTCGACCAGGTGCTCCAGGAAGCCGCGAGCGACGTGTCCGGCAACCTGCGCGAGCAGACCCTGCGCTTCGTGCGGGCCTACGTGGGCTACGCCGCCGCGCACCCCGAGATCTACGACCTCATGTTCGGGCGCGCGCTGTGGAAGGCGGGCGAGCCCACCGAGAGCCTGCGCACCTTCGCGTTCTCCACGTTCCGCCGCTACGTGGACTACGTCAGCGCCACCGACCCACGCGTGGGCGGCGGGAAGGCGGGGCTGCGGCACGCGCAGGCGCGCTGGGCGACGGTCCACGGGCTGTGCCGGCTGGTGATCGACGGCGTGTACACGGACGGCGCGGACCTTTTGGGGATGACGGCGGCGGCGGCGGACCTGCTGGTGGGCCGCAGCGACTGA
- a CDS encoding putative metal-binding motif-containing protein produces the protein MASLRRSPAHPRSRAHTSSPAAAQGAASALVALLASACVFGCAGQTSPTPSDDAGRPCQMASDCDDGVFCNGVEVCGAMGCEAGEPPCTGGTCVEASGICQSTCVDADFDGHRDVACGGDDCDDADPNRFPSNVEVCDVANHDEDCDPRTFGFRDQDMDNYPDVACCNGDVCGTDCNDLNPSVHPDEAESCDGRDNDCDELIDEEVLRTFYPDLDHDLAGDMNATPITACTPPPDSVENALDCDDSTADVGPLRSEICDPGCMPDGTGCVDENCDGVVQTECSCTGSETRGCPALGVCAGGIETCNALTGVWGTCSVTPSMEVCNGSDDNCNGMVDEGLGGRTCWLDSDHDGFALAGAPEIETCAACPPGYTDQQPVGGMIDCNDLVGDGEDFYPGAPELCDRRDNNCSSGGGVVVAEDADDDGHTRMGFAGCSGGPLPKDDCHDGAEDVHPGQTAYYDYTFCPESMPGCAPSERIADFDCNGVTEPVPAGTGCVNPGAMCTTTCAEDLGPRPFDAKPANCGMEVVFYSCRCLGTTGCTVQGSMFDTLLCR, from the coding sequence ATGGCCTCGCTGCGCCGCTCTCCGGCTCACCCGCGCTCTCGTGCGCACACTTCATCCCCCGCTGCTGCGCAGGGCGCCGCGAGCGCACTCGTCGCGCTGCTGGCGAGCGCGTGCGTCTTCGGCTGTGCCGGCCAGACCAGTCCCACGCCCTCCGACGACGCTGGGCGGCCGTGTCAGATGGCGTCCGACTGCGACGACGGTGTGTTCTGCAACGGGGTCGAGGTGTGCGGCGCCATGGGGTGCGAAGCCGGAGAGCCACCCTGCACGGGCGGGACGTGCGTCGAGGCCAGCGGCATCTGCCAGAGCACGTGCGTGGACGCCGACTTCGACGGACACCGCGACGTCGCGTGCGGCGGTGACGACTGCGACGACGCCGACCCCAACCGCTTCCCGTCCAACGTCGAGGTGTGCGACGTGGCCAACCACGACGAGGACTGCGACCCCCGCACGTTCGGCTTCCGCGACCAGGACATGGACAACTACCCAGACGTGGCCTGCTGCAACGGGGACGTCTGCGGCACCGACTGCAACGACCTGAACCCCTCCGTGCACCCGGACGAGGCCGAGAGCTGCGACGGTCGCGACAACGACTGCGACGAGCTCATCGACGAGGAGGTGCTGCGCACGTTCTATCCCGACCTGGACCACGACCTGGCGGGCGACATGAACGCCACGCCCATCACGGCCTGCACGCCTCCGCCCGACTCCGTCGAGAACGCGCTCGACTGCGACGACAGCACGGCCGACGTGGGCCCCCTGCGCTCGGAGATCTGCGACCCCGGCTGCATGCCCGACGGGACCGGTTGTGTGGACGAGAACTGCGACGGCGTGGTCCAGACGGAGTGCTCGTGTACCGGCTCGGAGACGCGCGGCTGCCCGGCGCTCGGCGTGTGCGCCGGCGGCATCGAGACCTGCAACGCGCTCACGGGCGTGTGGGGGACGTGCTCGGTGACTCCCTCGATGGAGGTCTGCAATGGCAGCGACGACAACTGCAACGGCATGGTGGACGAGGGCCTCGGCGGCCGCACCTGCTGGCTCGACAGCGATCACGACGGCTTCGCTCTGGCCGGGGCGCCGGAGATCGAGACCTGCGCCGCGTGCCCGCCCGGCTACACCGACCAGCAGCCCGTGGGGGGCATGATCGACTGCAACGACCTCGTGGGCGACGGGGAGGACTTCTACCCAGGCGCCCCCGAGCTGTGCGACCGGCGCGACAACAACTGCTCGAGCGGCGGCGGCGTGGTGGTGGCCGAGGACGCGGACGACGACGGCCACACGCGGATGGGGTTCGCCGGGTGCTCCGGCGGTCCGCTGCCCAAGGACGACTGCCACGACGGGGCGGAGGATGTGCACCCCGGGCAGACCGCCTACTACGACTACACCTTCTGCCCAGAGTCCATGCCGGGCTGCGCCCCGTCCGAGCGCATCGCGGACTTCGACTGCAACGGCGTGACCGAGCCGGTGCCTGCCGGGACCGGTTGCGTGAACCCGGGGGCCATGTGCACCACCACCTGCGCCGAGGACCTCGGCCCGCGCCCCTTCGACGCGAAGCCCGCCAACTGCGGCATGGAGGTGGTGTTCTACAGCTGCCGGTGCCTCGGGACGACGGGCTGCACGGTGCAGGGCAGCATGTTCGACACGCTTCTATGCCGCTGA